One stretch of Scophthalmus maximus strain ysfricsl-2021 chromosome 12, ASM2237912v1, whole genome shotgun sequence DNA includes these proteins:
- the rbpjb gene encoding recombination signal binding protein for immunoglobulin kappa J region b isoform X1, which yields MAPVVTGKFGERPQPQRLTREAMRNYLKERGDQTVMILHAKVAQKSYGNEKRFFCPPPCVYLMGSGWKKKKEQMERDGCSEQESQPCAFIGIGNSDQEMQQLNLEGKNYCTAKTLYISDSDKRKHFMLSVKMFYGNSADIGVFLSKRIKVISKPSKKKQSLKNADLCIASGTKVALFNRLRSQTVSTRYLHVEGGNFHASSQQWGAFYIHLLDDEESEGEEFTVRDGYIHYGQTVKLVCSVTGMALPRLIIRKVDKQTALLDADDPVSQLHKCAFYLKDTERMYLCLSQERIIQFQATPCPKEPNKEMINDGASWTIISTDKAEYTFYEGMGPVHSPVTPVPVVESLQLNGGGDVAMLELTGQNFTPNLRVWFGDVEAETMYRCAESMLCVVPDISAFREGWRWVRQPVQVPVTLVRNDGIIYSTTLTFTYTPEPGPRPHCSAAGAILRVGNSSLLSGGQDTGPGSVYGPNSTSNAGVTSSSSAAAAVVS from the exons AGAAGCGATGAGGAACTACCTGAAGGAGCGAGGCGACCAAACCGTCATGATCCTGCACGCAAAGGTCGCACAGAAATCTTACGGCAACGAGAAAAG GTTCTTTTGCCCTCCCCCCTGTGTCTACCTGATGGGCAGCggctggaagaaaaagaaggagcagATGGAGCGAGACGGCTGCTCGGAGCAGGAGTCGCAGCCCTGCGCCTTCATCGGCATCGGCAACAGCGACCAGGAAATGCAACAGCTAAACTTAGAGGGAAAG AATTATTGCACAGCGAAAACCTTGTACATATCCGACTCCGACAAGAGAAAGCACTTCATGTTGTCTGTAAAGATGTTCTACGGAAACAGCGCAGACATCGGCGTCTTCCTCAGCAAGAGGATCAAAGTCATCTCCAAGCCCTCCAAAAAGAAGCAGTCCCTCAAAAACGCTGACT TGTGCATCGCGTCGGGGACCAAGGTGGCGCTGTTCAATCGGCTGCGGTCCCAAACGGTCAGCACGCGCTACCTACACGTGGAGGGCGGCAACTTCCACGCCAGCTCCCAGCAGTGGGGGGCCTTCTACATCCACCTGT TGGACGACGAGGAGTCAGAAGGAGAAGAGTTCACTGTGAGAGACGGTTACATCCACTACGGCCAGACGGTCAAGCTGGTCTGCTCCGTCACCGGCATGGCCCTGCCCAgactg ATCATCCGTAAGGTGGACAAGCAGACGGCGCTGCTGGACGCGGATGACCCCGTCTCCCAGCTCCACAAGTGCGCCTTCTACCTGAAGGACACCGAGCGCATGTACCTGTGCCTTTCCCAAGAAAGGATCATCCAGTTTCAA gCCACTCCATGCCCAAAAGAACCAAACAAGGAGATGATCAACGATGGCGCCTCCTGGACAATCATCAGCACAGACAAGGCCGAGTACACTTTCTACGAGGGCATGGGCCCCGTCCACTCGCCTGTCACCCCCGTGCCTGTGGTCGAGAGCTTACAG CTAAACGGCGGCGGGGACGTCGCCATGTTGGAACTGACGGGACAGAACTTCACTCCAAATCTCCGAGTCTGGTTCGGCGACGTCGAGGCCGAGACCATGTACAG GTGTGCGGAGAGCATGCTGTGCGTGGTGCCCGACATCTCCGCCTTCCGCGAGGGCTGGCGCTGGGTGCGGCAGCCCGTCCAGGTGCCCGTCACGCTGGTGCGGAACGACGGCATCATCTACTCCACCACACTGACCTTCACCTACACGCCGGAGCCCGGGCCGCGGCCGCACTGCAGCGCCGCCGGCGCCATCCTGCGGGTGGGGAACTCCAGCCTGCTGAGCGGCGGCCAGGACACCGGCCCCGGCAGCGTCTACGGCCCCAACAGCACCTCCAACGCCGGCGTCACGTCGTCATCCTCCGCCGCCGCGGCGGTGGTCTCCTAA
- the rbpjb gene encoding recombination signal binding protein for immunoglobulin kappa J region b isoform X2 — MRNYLKERGDQTVMILHAKVAQKSYGNEKRFFCPPPCVYLMGSGWKKKKEQMERDGCSEQESQPCAFIGIGNSDQEMQQLNLEGKNYCTAKTLYISDSDKRKHFMLSVKMFYGNSADIGVFLSKRIKVISKPSKKKQSLKNADLCIASGTKVALFNRLRSQTVSTRYLHVEGGNFHASSQQWGAFYIHLLDDEESEGEEFTVRDGYIHYGQTVKLVCSVTGMALPRLIIRKVDKQTALLDADDPVSQLHKCAFYLKDTERMYLCLSQERIIQFQATPCPKEPNKEMINDGASWTIISTDKAEYTFYEGMGPVHSPVTPVPVVESLQLNGGGDVAMLELTGQNFTPNLRVWFGDVEAETMYRCAESMLCVVPDISAFREGWRWVRQPVQVPVTLVRNDGIIYSTTLTFTYTPEPGPRPHCSAAGAILRVGNSSLLSGGQDTGPGSVYGPNSTSNAGVTSSSSAAAAVVS, encoded by the exons ATGAGGAACTACCTGAAGGAGCGAGGCGACCAAACCGTCATGATCCTGCACGCAAAGGTCGCACAGAAATCTTACGGCAACGAGAAAAG GTTCTTTTGCCCTCCCCCCTGTGTCTACCTGATGGGCAGCggctggaagaaaaagaaggagcagATGGAGCGAGACGGCTGCTCGGAGCAGGAGTCGCAGCCCTGCGCCTTCATCGGCATCGGCAACAGCGACCAGGAAATGCAACAGCTAAACTTAGAGGGAAAG AATTATTGCACAGCGAAAACCTTGTACATATCCGACTCCGACAAGAGAAAGCACTTCATGTTGTCTGTAAAGATGTTCTACGGAAACAGCGCAGACATCGGCGTCTTCCTCAGCAAGAGGATCAAAGTCATCTCCAAGCCCTCCAAAAAGAAGCAGTCCCTCAAAAACGCTGACT TGTGCATCGCGTCGGGGACCAAGGTGGCGCTGTTCAATCGGCTGCGGTCCCAAACGGTCAGCACGCGCTACCTACACGTGGAGGGCGGCAACTTCCACGCCAGCTCCCAGCAGTGGGGGGCCTTCTACATCCACCTGT TGGACGACGAGGAGTCAGAAGGAGAAGAGTTCACTGTGAGAGACGGTTACATCCACTACGGCCAGACGGTCAAGCTGGTCTGCTCCGTCACCGGCATGGCCCTGCCCAgactg ATCATCCGTAAGGTGGACAAGCAGACGGCGCTGCTGGACGCGGATGACCCCGTCTCCCAGCTCCACAAGTGCGCCTTCTACCTGAAGGACACCGAGCGCATGTACCTGTGCCTTTCCCAAGAAAGGATCATCCAGTTTCAA gCCACTCCATGCCCAAAAGAACCAAACAAGGAGATGATCAACGATGGCGCCTCCTGGACAATCATCAGCACAGACAAGGCCGAGTACACTTTCTACGAGGGCATGGGCCCCGTCCACTCGCCTGTCACCCCCGTGCCTGTGGTCGAGAGCTTACAG CTAAACGGCGGCGGGGACGTCGCCATGTTGGAACTGACGGGACAGAACTTCACTCCAAATCTCCGAGTCTGGTTCGGCGACGTCGAGGCCGAGACCATGTACAG GTGTGCGGAGAGCATGCTGTGCGTGGTGCCCGACATCTCCGCCTTCCGCGAGGGCTGGCGCTGGGTGCGGCAGCCCGTCCAGGTGCCCGTCACGCTGGTGCGGAACGACGGCATCATCTACTCCACCACACTGACCTTCACCTACACGCCGGAGCCCGGGCCGCGGCCGCACTGCAGCGCCGCCGGCGCCATCCTGCGGGTGGGGAACTCCAGCCTGCTGAGCGGCGGCCAGGACACCGGCCCCGGCAGCGTCTACGGCCCCAACAGCACCTCCAACGCCGGCGTCACGTCGTCATCCTCCGCCGCCGCGGCGGTGGTCTCCTAA